The Celeribacter marinus genome window below encodes:
- a CDS encoding manganese-dependent inorganic pyrophosphatase: protein MTTLVFGHKSPDTDSTGSPVIWAWYLNEIKGEKAEAVFLGEPNTEAAFVLEKWSCPKPRIVTEFDAGQKVVIVDTNNPAELPANINDLDITAIIDHHKLVGGLETAGPIDITIRPLACTATIMVDLMGDDADKMPDWVKGMVLSCILSDTLEFRSPTTTDVDRALAEKLAGELNLDMAAYASEMFEAKSDVAAFSDAELIRMDSKEYTVGTTALRVSVLETTAPKLILDRKDSLMAAMPAVAAEDGANEVLLFVVDILKEEATLLVPNDTVKQIAEASFGCTVTGDTVVLAGVMSRKKQIMPNLKA from the coding sequence CGACACAGACTCCACAGGCTCCCCCGTCATCTGGGCATGGTACCTCAACGAGATCAAAGGCGAAAAGGCCGAGGCCGTATTCTTGGGCGAGCCCAACACCGAAGCGGCGTTTGTGTTGGAAAAATGGTCCTGCCCGAAACCACGTATCGTCACCGAATTTGACGCGGGCCAAAAGGTTGTCATCGTCGACACCAACAACCCCGCCGAATTGCCCGCCAACATCAACGACCTCGACATCACCGCGATCATCGACCACCACAAACTGGTCGGCGGCCTTGAAACTGCGGGTCCGATCGACATCACCATCCGTCCGCTCGCCTGCACCGCGACTATCATGGTCGATCTGATGGGCGATGATGCCGACAAGATGCCCGATTGGGTCAAGGGCATGGTTTTGTCGTGCATCCTGTCAGACACGCTTGAGTTCCGTTCGCCTACGACGACCGATGTGGACCGCGCATTGGCCGAAAAACTAGCCGGTGAGTTGAACCTCGACATGGCCGCCTATGCGTCCGAAATGTTCGAAGCCAAATCAGACGTTGCGGCCTTCTCCGATGCCGAGTTGATCCGCATGGACAGCAAAGAATACACGGTCGGCACGACCGCGCTTCGCGTCTCCGTTTTGGAAACCACCGCGCCCAAATTGATCCTTGACCGCAAAGACAGCTTGATGGCCGCTATGCCCGCCGTTGCGGCCGAAGACGGCGCAAACGAAGTGTTGTTGTTCGTGGTCGACATCCTCAAAGAGGAAGCCACATTGTTGGTCCCCAACGATACCGTCAAACAGATCGCGGAAGCCTCGTTCGGCTGTACCGTGACGGGCGACACGGTGGTTCTAGCTGGCGTCATGTCGCGCAAAAAACAGATCATGCCAAACCTGAAAGCCTAA